A single Moritella sp. Urea-trap-13 DNA region contains:
- a CDS encoding glycosyltransferase family 2 protein: MSNKISVCIICKNEENKIEACLQSVTWADEIVVVDSGSTDATLAIVKKYTDKVFVREDWPGFGEQKRRAEALASNDWIFSIDADEVVPETLALEIQAAVCNANDEQVFSVNRLTHFCGEFVYHSGWYPDKLPRIYNRSRYRYNQKMVHESLECKDAPITDLQHNLLHYTFSDLSIYLQKRTGYAEAWALERYNKGKKGSMLKGSLSAVFAFIRHYFLRRGFLDGRIGFLIAAIQFQYTFNKYALLKFKYISENKKKDKQ; this comes from the coding sequence ATGAGTAATAAGATTTCAGTTTGCATTATCTGTAAGAATGAAGAAAATAAAATAGAAGCATGCTTACAGTCTGTCACATGGGCGGATGAAATTGTGGTTGTTGATTCCGGTAGTACTGATGCAACGCTTGCGATTGTTAAAAAATATACTGATAAGGTGTTTGTCCGAGAAGATTGGCCTGGTTTTGGTGAACAAAAACGTCGTGCTGAAGCCTTAGCTAGTAATGATTGGATCTTTTCAATTGATGCCGATGAAGTTGTCCCGGAAACGTTAGCGTTAGAAATTCAAGCTGCAGTATGCAATGCGAATGATGAGCAAGTATTTAGCGTAAATCGCCTAACGCATTTTTGTGGTGAATTTGTTTATCACAGTGGTTGGTATCCAGATAAATTACCGCGTATATATAACCGTAGCCGCTATCGCTATAACCAAAAAATGGTGCATGAGTCGTTGGAGTGCAAAGACGCGCCCATTACCGACTTACAACATAATCTACTGCATTATACGTTTTCTGATCTGAGTATTTATTTGCAAAAGCGTACTGGTTACGCAGAGGCTTGGGCGCTAGAAAGATATAACAAAGGTAAAAAAGGCTCAATGTTAAAAGGTTCATTGTCTGCTGTGTTTGCTTTTATTCGCCATTATTTTTTACGTCGTGGTTTTTTAGATGGTCGTATTGGTTTTTTGATCGCAGCAATACAATTCCAATATACTTTTAATAAATATGCTTTACTGAAATTTAAATACATTAGTGAAAACAAAAAGAAAGATAAACAGTAA
- a CDS encoding glycosyltransferase family 25 protein: MIDIFVINLKRSVERKQHITEQLNALHAQFNIFPAINGRDSEQKILNMYNDELSQAYRCKSLSKGQLGCYASHYLLWQKCVELNKPIIILEDDIVFDKPNFTAFYNLAPKLDAKYECIRLFSNHRRKVSVKNIATIDKLTINRSSKGHMRGMGYFLTPNGAKKFLQHSKQWYMAVDIYMDRFWINGVEPYGIDPILLTVDPSFDSDIGYEQNAKRLITTRCRREYFNFIENVKRIIHNLKFAVKHKLNKG, from the coding sequence ATGATTGATATTTTTGTTATAAATTTAAAACGTTCTGTTGAGCGTAAACAACATATTACTGAACAGCTAAATGCATTACATGCTCAATTCAATATTTTTCCTGCGATCAATGGTCGCGATTCAGAGCAAAAAATACTGAACATGTATAATGATGAATTGAGCCAAGCATATCGATGTAAGTCTTTGAGCAAAGGCCAGTTAGGTTGCTATGCTAGCCACTATTTACTTTGGCAAAAATGCGTTGAACTTAATAAACCGATTATTATTTTGGAAGATGATATTGTTTTCGACAAGCCAAATTTCACTGCGTTTTATAATTTAGCACCAAAATTAGATGCTAAGTATGAATGTATTCGATTGTTTTCTAATCATAGACGTAAAGTTAGCGTTAAAAATATAGCAACAATCGATAAATTGACTATAAATAGATCGAGTAAGGGCCACATGCGGGGCATGGGATATTTTTTAACGCCTAATGGGGCGAAAAAATTCTTACAACATTCAAAGCAATGGTACATGGCTGTTGACATATACATGGATCGTTTTTGGATTAATGGTGTCGAACCTTATGGTATTGATCCGATATTATTGACTGTCGACCCCTCATTTGACTCTGATATTGGCTACGAACAAAATGCTAAACGTTTAATAACAACCCGTTGTCGTAGAGAATATTTTAATTTCATAGAAAATGTTAAACGTATCATTCACAATTTAAAATTTGCGGTTAAGCATAAATTAAATAAAGGTTAG
- a CDS encoding O-antigen ligase, producing MTDKLLKILILMPFIWTFTGLLLLRNGDKLMIVAIMISIIATLLSYGFDSIKKNIHDKGLWIVLVVTGYTAFSYYYHGASSREIRALVGVLLLLLTFPRELINTHVLKWLLFFGSIFLFLSSYYFSVYLHLIRGAWPINAIPHGTMGATIAILALVCLLNERESRNKIILACALLISISGLVMNPTRGIWLALLIAAFVILSPKIKMFSWKYSLIFIAIFAFALYVEKPRIEQHVMTVTQSEIKDIKVGNFNNSIGVRLQLWMAAAKNTAVNPILGSGDGHQKLLEKLSLEGDVISVVTMFSHYHNQFLDRLVKGGIVGLMLLLTIFIYPFYSTSAGIYRQIAIAVVTVYAVAGLTDVPLNHGAPLFMYLLLMFTLKNHNEASC from the coding sequence GTGACAGATAAATTATTGAAAATACTAATATTAATGCCTTTTATATGGACTTTTACGGGCTTGCTATTATTGCGAAATGGCGACAAGTTGATGATTGTCGCTATTATGATATCAATTATTGCGACTTTATTAAGTTATGGCTTTGATTCGATTAAAAAAAATATTCATGATAAAGGCCTATGGATTGTTTTGGTGGTTACTGGGTATACGGCTTTTAGTTACTATTACCATGGCGCGAGTTCTAGAGAAATAAGAGCGTTGGTAGGGGTTTTATTGTTATTGTTAACCTTCCCACGCGAACTGATTAATACACATGTCTTGAAGTGGCTTTTGTTTTTTGGCTCCATATTTTTGTTTTTGAGCAGTTATTATTTTAGTGTGTACTTACATCTTATTCGTGGAGCATGGCCGATAAATGCAATTCCTCACGGTACGATGGGGGCTACAATCGCAATTTTAGCATTAGTGTGTCTTCTTAATGAACGGGAGAGTCGGAATAAGATAATATTAGCATGTGCATTGTTGATATCAATCTCTGGTTTAGTTATGAATCCAACAAGAGGCATTTGGCTAGCATTACTTATTGCAGCTTTTGTCATATTATCACCAAAGATTAAAATGTTTAGCTGGAAGTACTCTCTGATTTTTATTGCTATTTTTGCCTTTGCTCTTTACGTTGAGAAACCTAGAATAGAGCAACACGTCATGACAGTAACTCAGTCGGAAATAAAAGATATTAAAGTAGGTAATTTTAATAATTCAATCGGTGTCAGGTTACAATTGTGGATGGCGGCAGCTAAAAATACAGCGGTTAATCCTATTTTAGGAAGTGGTGACGGGCATCAAAAACTACTTGAAAAATTATCACTCGAAGGCGACGTCATTAGTGTTGTCACAATGTTTAGTCATTACCACAATCAATTTTTGGATCGTTTAGTTAAAGGAGGGATTGTTGGATTAATGTTATTATTAACCATCTTTATTTATCCCTTTTATTCTACATCAGCAGGTATCTACAGGCAAATAGCTATTGCTGTTGTAACTGTTTATGCTGTTGCGGGGCTAACTGATGTGCCGTTAAATCATGGTGCTCCCTTGTTCATGTATTTATTATTAATGTTTACATTAAAAAACCATAATGAGGCTAGCTGTTAA
- a CDS encoding glycosyltransferase family 52: MNIYLCSTVRHLLFSLLKSLPESDDKNLIFMITDQQHIDQTNFDCKVLPAHIDIIFIERDKLRNLIYSDVKGYIIKQMARFNVTTSPSTREKIRNLLFNQSLDLSLHSNDIEQGQLFLFNDRNKISRLFRLAFKKYTLIEEGLANYSGIKLNPLKKIYRLITLNKYKMRYYGDDKRCENIFLVNHKDVPYELRDKVRSITFLQNKSSIETCKQLFKIQAIESPQCILATQPLIETGIDLAIYRKVIDLCLSHNIDCVIKPHPSESIQRYIDEFPNIQLIESKIPLELIVVSSPQPCAILSIYSTAGIGFEKYCKRINLIQDSEIEQVDMIFKHWRNDFSSIDKRIFQAIEQVK; encoded by the coding sequence ATGAATATATATTTATGCTCAACAGTCCGTCACCTTTTATTTTCACTGTTGAAAAGCTTACCTGAATCTGATGATAAAAATCTTATATTTATGATCACAGACCAGCAACACATAGATCAAACCAATTTTGATTGTAAAGTGTTACCGGCACACATCGACATAATTTTCATCGAAAGAGATAAATTAAGGAACCTGATTTACTCAGACGTTAAGGGCTACATAATCAAACAGATGGCGAGGTTTAACGTAACAACGTCCCCATCAACTCGCGAAAAAATAAGAAACTTACTTTTCAATCAATCACTTGACTTGTCATTGCACAGTAATGATATAGAACAAGGCCAGTTATTTTTATTTAATGATAGAAATAAAATATCGCGTCTATTTAGACTCGCATTTAAGAAATATACCTTGATTGAAGAAGGCCTAGCGAACTACAGCGGAATTAAATTAAATCCATTAAAAAAAATATACCGATTAATCACATTAAATAAATATAAAATGCGCTACTACGGTGATGATAAACGCTGTGAGAATATTTTTTTAGTTAATCATAAAGATGTACCTTATGAATTACGTGATAAAGTTAGATCTATCACTTTTTTACAAAATAAATCTTCAATCGAAACTTGTAAACAACTCTTTAAAATACAAGCAATAGAAAGCCCGCAATGTATTTTAGCAACTCAGCCACTAATAGAGACAGGTATTGATTTAGCCATTTACAGAAAAGTAATCGACTTGTGTCTTTCGCACAATATTGATTGTGTAATCAAACCTCACCCAAGCGAAAGCATCCAACGTTATATCGATGAATTTCCAAACATTCAATTAATTGAGAGTAAAATACCATTAGAGCTTATCGTTGTGAGCTCTCCACAACCATGTGCAATACTGTCCATTTATTCAACAGCAGGTATTGGATTCGAAAAATATTGCAAGCGTATTAACCTTATCCAAGATAGTGAAATAGAACAAGTAGACATGATTTTTAAACATTGGCGAAATGATTTTAGCTCAATAGATAAACGAATTTTTCAAGCTATAGAACAAGTAAAATAA
- a CDS encoding acetyl-CoA carboxylase biotin carboxylase subunit family protein: protein MKTIMILGITEELFPLVDIARENGYKVLATDRNPDSEGLKYVDIPVILDSLDKEKVLELAVKYKVEAVTTRTEMLLPTISFICEKLGLFGPSVLVSSLSNDKYLFREFMKNAGVAVPDYLLVDECTTVEQIENELAYPFILKPVDFSGSGGVVLIENRKDFIKHKAESLSSSVSKRAIAESFLYGKEYSIETVSQHDVTHVVAITEKHIVGEQRFVEDRHIIPANLSAAAEQSIKKEVKEMANVMGMNNCIAHTEVMLTSRGPVIIETASRPGGDNICFKLVELATGINMYRNMLNLSLGIKVDYTATKKSFSGIQFITPLNKSAINKCLTLKEEHKVPTFIEFYFKDNLSTELKQSIDRLGYFICSSNRRDTLSELLDFYK from the coding sequence ATGAAAACAATTATGATTTTAGGCATAACAGAAGAGTTGTTTCCGCTAGTTGATATTGCTAGAGAAAATGGATATAAAGTTTTGGCTACAGATAGGAATCCAGATTCGGAAGGATTAAAGTATGTTGATATCCCAGTCATATTAGATTCTCTTGATAAAGAAAAGGTGCTCGAGCTAGCAGTTAAGTATAAAGTCGAAGCTGTTACGACAAGAACTGAAATGTTATTGCCAACGATTTCTTTTATTTGTGAAAAACTAGGTTTATTTGGTCCCTCGGTATTGGTTTCTTCTTTATCTAATGATAAATATTTATTTCGAGAATTCATGAAAAATGCAGGAGTAGCCGTTCCAGACTATTTGCTAGTCGATGAATGTACCACGGTTGAACAAATTGAAAATGAACTTGCATATCCTTTCATATTAAAACCAGTGGATTTTAGTGGTAGTGGTGGCGTTGTTCTTATTGAAAATAGAAAAGATTTTATAAAGCACAAGGCCGAATCATTAAGTAGTAGCGTATCAAAAAGAGCAATAGCAGAATCATTTTTATACGGTAAAGAATACAGTATTGAAACCGTTTCTCAACATGATGTTACTCATGTAGTTGCCATTACAGAGAAGCATATTGTCGGAGAGCAACGATTTGTCGAAGATAGACATATAATACCAGCTAATTTATCAGCCGCTGCAGAACAAAGTATAAAAAAAGAAGTGAAAGAGATGGCGAATGTCATGGGGATGAATAATTGCATAGCTCATACAGAAGTAATGTTAACTTCACGTGGCCCTGTTATCATTGAAACGGCCTCAAGACCAGGGGGAGATAATATTTGTTTCAAGTTGGTTGAATTAGCTACCGGTATCAATATGTATCGAAATATGCTCAATTTATCACTAGGTATTAAGGTCGACTATACCGCAACTAAAAAATCCTTCTCTGGGATACAGTTTATAACGCCTTTGAATAAAAGTGCTATAAATAAATGCCTCACTCTAAAAGAAGAACATAAAGTACCTACATTTATTGAATTCTATTTTAAAGATAATTTAAGTACAGAGCTTAAGCAATCAATAGATAGGTTAGGCTATTTTATTTGCAGTTCAAATCGTAGAGATACATTAAGCGAATTATTAGATTTTTATAAATAG
- a CDS encoding cytidylyltransferase domain-containing protein, translating to MIKGKKVLAIIPARGGSKRLPRKNVLPLQGKPLIAWSIDAGLNSRYVDRVVVSTDCNEIADISKQYGADVPFMRPEDIAGDTATTNSVILHMINALSRTELFDIVVILQPTSPLRTSTDIDDALDMLETKQGDGVVSVCECEHSPLWSNIIPGDDNMGGFIREDIKGKRSQDLPTYYRLNGAVYAFTTDALIVNQGISYSNAVFSMKMPALRSVDIDNELDFKLAEVILNS from the coding sequence ATGATTAAAGGGAAGAAGGTACTGGCAATTATTCCTGCTCGCGGTGGCAGTAAGCGGTTACCGCGTAAAAATGTGCTACCTCTACAGGGCAAGCCATTAATTGCTTGGTCTATTGATGCAGGGTTGAATTCACGCTATGTCGACCGTGTCGTTGTCAGTACTGATTGCAATGAAATTGCCGATATCAGCAAGCAATATGGTGCGGATGTTCCCTTTATGCGGCCGGAGGATATTGCCGGTGATACGGCCACGACGAACAGTGTTATTTTACATATGATAAATGCGTTAAGTCGCACTGAACTGTTTGATATTGTAGTTATATTACAGCCGACATCTCCGCTGAGAACATCGACAGATATTGATGATGCACTGGACATGCTTGAGACTAAGCAAGGCGATGGCGTGGTATCGGTATGTGAATGTGAACACAGCCCGCTTTGGAGTAATATAATTCCTGGCGATGACAATATGGGCGGTTTTATTCGTGAAGATATTAAAGGTAAGCGCAGTCAAGATTTACCGACTTATTACCGCTTGAATGGTGCTGTATATGCTTTTACTACGGATGCGCTTATTGTCAACCAAGGTATTAGTTATTCTAACGCGGTATTTAGTATGAAAATGCCAGCCTTGAGATCGGTTGATATTGATAATGAGCTTGATTTCAAGTTAGCGGAAGTTATTCTTAATTCATAA
- a CDS encoding nucleotidyltransferase family protein yields MSHNWKNILVSPDINVQEVLQVLNKEAMQLVLVVDENDKLLGTVTDGDVRRALINNIALSAPVRDIMFTTPTTATASTTKKSLLALMQNKGINSIPILSADKVVGVETLQHAMMKNRHENPVFIMAGGFGTRLRPLTDNCPKPMLHIGDKPILETVILSFINSGFINFYISTHFMPEQIQAHFGDGSKWGINIHYVHEDSPLGTGGALGLLPNNMPDLPIIMMNGDVLTKVNFERLLEFHNDNAAHATMCVREYDYQIPYGVINGEGNKIISMVEKPTQRFFVNAGIYVVSQALARSVPINHIVDMPTLLEQHIAKQKDVLMFPIHEYWLDIGRMDDFNRAQADIYSLGMNE; encoded by the coding sequence ATGAGCCATAACTGGAAAAATATTTTAGTTTCTCCTGATATTAATGTTCAGGAAGTATTACAAGTCCTTAACAAAGAAGCGATGCAACTTGTACTCGTCGTTGACGAAAACGACAAGTTGCTTGGCACTGTGACGGATGGTGATGTACGTCGAGCATTAATTAATAATATTGCGCTTTCGGCACCTGTGCGTGACATTATGTTTACTACGCCAACGACTGCGACTGCGAGTACTACCAAAAAATCATTGTTAGCACTAATGCAAAATAAAGGCATTAATTCTATCCCTATTTTATCGGCTGATAAAGTCGTTGGTGTGGAAACTTTACAGCATGCCATGATGAAAAATAGACATGAAAATCCGGTCTTTATAATGGCGGGTGGTTTTGGTACTCGCTTACGTCCATTAACGGATAACTGCCCAAAACCCATGTTACATATTGGTGATAAACCCATATTAGAGACGGTTATTTTAAGTTTTATAAATTCTGGATTTATTAACTTTTATATCTCAACCCACTTTATGCCGGAGCAAATACAAGCGCACTTTGGTGATGGCAGTAAGTGGGGGATCAATATTCATTACGTGCATGAAGATAGCCCATTAGGCACTGGTGGTGCGTTAGGTTTGTTACCAAATAATATGCCAGATTTACCTATTATCATGATGAATGGTGATGTATTAACGAAAGTTAATTTTGAACGTTTATTAGAATTTCATAATGACAATGCTGCACATGCGACCATGTGTGTACGTGAATATGACTATCAAATCCCTTATGGCGTGATTAATGGCGAAGGTAATAAAATTATCAGCATGGTAGAGAAACCAACCCAACGTTTCTTTGTTAACGCCGGTATTTATGTTGTCAGCCAAGCGTTAGCACGCTCAGTACCTATTAATCATATTGTCGATATGCCAACGTTATTAGAACAGCATATCGCTAAGCAAAAAGACGTACTGATGTTTCCTATCCATGAGTATTGGTTAGATATCGGTCGAATGGATGATTTTAATCGCGCACAAGCGGATATTTATAGTTTAGGAATGAACGAATGA
- the neuC gene encoding UDP-N-acetylglucosamine 2-epimerase, translated as MRKICVVTATRAEYGLLKCLLDDINAAADLELQLIVTGTHLAPEFGYTIEQIIADEMTITKKIEILLSSDSPVGVSKSMGLAQISFAEAFDELAPDMVLVLGDRYELIPIVSAANIARIPVAHLNGGEITEGAIDDVIRHAVTKLSQLHFTAIEEYAQRVIQMGEQPASVFNVGEVGLDNFKRMQFFTQSEFETSIDCKLKRKNILITYHPETTEDSATSVANFNLLVAELDALEDTLLIFTKANADVGGRAINALIDTYVAAHSDKAIAFTSLGQRRYLSALHYIDAVVGNSSSGIVEAPTFKVASINMGDRQKGRIRASSVIDVTCNAMQIKQALKTIYTADYQNELAGVINPYGQGESTEQVIKVLQTVDLKKLAIKSFYDVRF; from the coding sequence ATGCGTAAAATTTGTGTGGTGACAGCAACACGTGCTGAGTATGGTTTATTAAAATGTTTACTTGATGATATTAATGCTGCCGCTGATCTTGAGTTACAACTCATTGTCACTGGTACACATTTAGCCCCCGAGTTTGGTTATACCATTGAGCAAATCATTGCTGATGAGATGACTATTACCAAAAAAATAGAAATTTTACTCTCTTCAGATAGCCCCGTTGGCGTAAGTAAAAGTATGGGCTTGGCGCAGATTAGTTTTGCTGAGGCATTTGATGAACTAGCCCCAGATATGGTCTTAGTACTCGGCGATCGCTATGAACTGATCCCCATTGTATCGGCGGCGAACATCGCGCGGATCCCGGTTGCACACTTAAATGGTGGCGAGATCACCGAAGGTGCCATTGATGATGTGATCCGTCATGCGGTGACTAAGTTATCACAATTACATTTCACGGCAATTGAAGAATACGCACAGCGCGTCATCCAAATGGGTGAGCAACCTGCAAGCGTCTTTAACGTGGGCGAAGTGGGTTTAGATAACTTTAAACGTATGCAGTTTTTTACTCAGAGTGAATTTGAAACGTCGATTGATTGTAAGCTGAAACGTAAAAATATTTTAATCACTTATCATCCAGAAACAACGGAAGATAGTGCTACTTCCGTTGCTAACTTTAATCTATTAGTCGCAGAGCTTGACGCATTAGAAGATACGCTATTAATTTTTACTAAGGCGAATGCAGATGTGGGTGGGCGTGCGATTAATGCATTGATTGATACTTATGTTGCAGCACATAGTGATAAAGCGATTGCATTCACTTCTCTTGGTCAACGCCGTTATTTATCGGCACTGCATTATATTGATGCAGTGGTGGGTAATTCATCGAGTGGTATTGTCGAAGCGCCAACCTTTAAAGTTGCTAGTATTAACATGGGTGACCGCCAAAAAGGCCGTATTAGAGCCTCAAGTGTCATTGATGTAACTTGTAATGCAATGCAAATAAAACAAGCGCTAAAAACAATCTATACTGCTGATTACCAAAATGAATTAGCAGGTGTTATTAATCCTTATGGACAAGGTGAAAGTACTGAGCAAGTTATTAAAGTACTACAAACTGTCGATCTTAAAAAATTAGCGATAAAATCTTTTTATGATGTGCGCTTTTAA
- the neuB gene encoding N-acetylneuraminate synthase, with protein MRNKTFIIAEAGVNHNGDFALAKQLIDVAVTAGVDAVKFQTWKTELLVTEDAEMAEYQKENTQVEESQFQMLKRLELSYDDFSELKAYCDSLNIMFMSTPDEEQSATFLDSLQDIFKIGSGELTNTPFLRHVAKFGKPVIISTGMAYLAEVEHALSVLTDAGLTLADITVLHATTDYPTAPEDVNLLAMQTIKNAFPGVAVGYSDHTLGIEVPVASVALGASVVEKHFTLDKTMLGPDHKASLDPSELIAMVKAIRNIDLALGNGWKVPTETEVKNRVIVRKSLIAGCDICAGDILTAEMVEIKRPGSGISPTRWDEIIGTPAKQDYRAGELI; from the coding sequence ATGAGAAATAAAACATTTATTATTGCCGAAGCAGGCGTTAATCATAATGGCGATTTTGCACTGGCAAAGCAATTGATTGATGTAGCAGTAACGGCAGGTGTAGATGCGGTTAAATTCCAAACTTGGAAAACAGAGCTACTTGTTACTGAAGATGCCGAAATGGCCGAGTATCAAAAAGAAAATACCCAAGTTGAAGAATCGCAATTTCAAATGCTGAAACGTCTGGAATTAAGTTATGACGATTTCTCTGAATTAAAAGCCTACTGTGATTCATTGAATATTATGTTTATGTCAACGCCGGACGAAGAGCAAAGCGCTACATTTTTAGATTCACTGCAAGATATCTTTAAAATTGGTTCTGGTGAATTAACCAATACGCCATTTTTACGCCATGTTGCTAAATTCGGTAAACCTGTGATTATTTCCACTGGTATGGCATACCTTGCCGAGGTCGAGCATGCATTATCGGTATTGACGGACGCTGGATTAACGCTCGCAGATATTACTGTGTTACATGCAACAACCGATTACCCAACTGCGCCAGAAGACGTTAATTTACTGGCGATGCAAACCATTAAAAATGCGTTCCCTGGTGTGGCAGTCGGTTATTCTGATCATACGTTAGGGATTGAAGTACCGGTTGCCTCTGTTGCCTTGGGCGCAAGTGTCGTTGAAAAACACTTTACCTTAGATAAAACCATGTTAGGTCCTGACCATAAAGCCAGTTTAGACCCAAGTGAATTGATTGCTATGGTTAAAGCCATTCGTAATATAGATCTGGCGTTAGGTAATGGTTGGAAAGTACCGACTGAGACTGAAGTTAAAAACCGGGTGATAGTGCGAAAAAGTTTGATTGCTGGTTGTGACATTTGTGCGGGTGACATACTCACGGCTGAGATGGTTGAAATTAAACGTCCTGGTTCGGGTATTTCGCCAACACGTTGGGATGAAATTATAGGTACGCCAGCCAAGCAAGATTATCGCGCTGGGGAGTTAATTTAA
- a CDS encoding GNAT family N-acetyltransferase, translating into MTEHVINLGDDIYYQDAYAALYESNDGELFNFVFQQAENKIIFRSIKRQITQVAGIPVTEELYDLETPYGYGGPLTNCYDSAFLTVAFAAYKAECIKQHIVCEFIRFHPFNPLTQHDECFDFFCQERQVVIVDLTLEQPERWSKYSKTTRNIIRKTQKVLTRHQADDAMDDFLNLYQQTMDKNQAAEFYYFDRDYFNQLSAIPGVELLAVKLADEHVSMGFFMQTGELAHYHLSANNSELLRENGNYALLDFAFERAQQNGCKWMMLGGGRTSASDDSLFKFKTKFSDHIKPFYIAGLDFMPEKRAELNKLWASKHKDDPRKMFQLYRA; encoded by the coding sequence ATGACTGAACATGTAATTAATTTAGGCGATGATATTTATTATCAAGATGCCTATGCCGCATTATATGAAAGTAATGATGGTGAATTGTTTAATTTTGTTTTTCAACAAGCTGAAAATAAAATCATATTTAGATCGATTAAACGTCAAATCACTCAGGTTGCCGGTATACCTGTTACAGAAGAGTTATACGATCTAGAAACACCCTATGGTTATGGCGGTCCGCTGACCAACTGTTATGACAGTGCATTTTTGACAGTGGCATTTGCTGCGTATAAAGCGGAATGTATTAAACAGCATATCGTTTGTGAATTTATCCGTTTTCATCCGTTTAACCCATTAACGCAGCATGATGAATGTTTTGATTTTTTCTGCCAAGAGCGTCAGGTAGTGATCGTTGATTTAACGTTGGAGCAGCCTGAGCGTTGGAGTAAATATTCAAAGACGACGCGTAATATTATTCGCAAAACCCAAAAAGTGTTAACACGTCATCAAGCTGATGATGCGATGGACGATTTTTTAAATCTATATCAACAAACCATGGATAAAAACCAAGCCGCAGAATTTTATTATTTTGATCGTGATTACTTTAATCAATTATCAGCCATTCCAGGCGTAGAGCTGTTAGCGGTAAAGTTAGCTGATGAACATGTGTCTATGGGCTTCTTTATGCAAACGGGTGAGTTAGCTCACTACCATTTATCAGCAAACAACAGTGAGTTATTACGTGAAAATGGTAACTATGCGTTATTGGATTTTGCTTTTGAGCGAGCACAACAAAACGGGTGTAAATGGATGATGTTAGGTGGCGGACGAACGTCTGCTAGCGATGACAGTCTATTTAAATTTAAAACCAAGTTTTCTGATCACATTAAACCGTTTTATATTGCCGGGCTGGATTTTATGCCGGAAAAACGTGCCGAGTTAAATAAACTGTGGGCGTCAAAACATAAAGATGATCCACGAAAAATGTTTCAGTTATATCGTGCGTAA